GCCCTGTTTGCCACGATCACGAACGCCAACTTTGACAAGGAGAGCCTCCGTCGCCGTGTGGATCGGATGTTCGAGCTCCGCGATGAGCTGAAAAAGCAGGCTGCTGCGGTCGGACTGACTTATGCGGCTGACGAAGTGACATGGGTGCCGGTGGCTGACGAGTATGAGTCGAAGGGCTTCGCTGAGGGTGTGCTGCGTGAACAGAACGAAGATGTGCGCTCGCTCAAGGAACTGACTGTCTATGGCCTCAAGGGCTTGGCCGCTTACGTAGAGCATGCCATGCGCCTCGGTAAGGAGGACGATGCGATCTACGCCTTCATGGAGCGTGCCCTGAGCGACATGACCATCGGCAATCTGGACGCTGCGGCGCTTACGGAGCTGGTGCTTGAGACGGGTCGCTTCGGCGTGCAAGGCATGGCCCTGCTCGACGGTGCGCATACCTCGGCTTATGGCAACCCCGTGATGACGGAGGTGAACATCGGTGTAGGTAAGCGTCCGGGCATCCTCATCAGCGGACATGACATGCATGACATGGAAATGCTGCTCCAGCAGACCGAGGGCACAGGCGTAGACGTCTATACGCACGGCGAAATGCTTTCGGCGCATTACTATCCGGCGTTCAAGAAATACAAGCACTTCGTGGGCAACTATGGCAACGCCTGGTGGCAGCAGCGTGAGGAGTTCGAGTCGTTCAATGGCCCGATCGTCTTCACCACCAACTGTATCGTGCCGCCCACGCCGCGCAACACCTACCTCAGCCGCATGTTTACTGCCAATTCGACAGGTTACCCCGGCTGCAAGCACATCGAGGAGGACGCTAACGGTCACAAGGACTTCAGCGAGGTGATCGCCCTGGCCAAGACCTGTCAGCCGCCCAAAGAGATTGAGACCGGTACGATCGTGGGCGGATTTGCTCACCATCAGGTCTTCCAGCTGGCTGACAAGATTGTCGACGCCATCCGCTCGGGTGCCCTGCGCAAGTTCGTTGTCATGGGCGGTTGCGACGGCCGCTTCGCCTCACGCAGCTACTATACGGACTATGCCCTGGGTCTGCCCAAGGACGTTGTGATCCTCACCTCCGGTTGCGCCAAGTATCGCTACAACAAGCTGGGGCTGGGCGACATCGGCGGTATCCCCCGCGTGCTCGATGCCGGTCAGTGCAACGACAGCTATACTTGGGCCGTGGTCGCCCTGAAGCTCAAGGAGATCTTCGAGCTGAACGACATCAACGACCTGCCGATCGTCTTCAACATCGCTTGGTATGAGCAGAAGGCCGTCATCGTTCTGCTGGCCCTCCTCAGCCTTGGCATCAAGAACATCCACATCGGCCCCACGCTGCCCGCCTTCCTCTCTCCGGGCGTAGCCAAGGTGCTGACTGAGACGTTCGGCTTGGCTGGAAACGGCACCGTAGAGGATGACCTCAAACTTGTCATGCCTGCCGAGGCTGAGGTTTTGGCATAGTGTTTGACAGATACGGTCTCGAATTTTTCAAGTAAGAACAGAATCAAATCAAAGAATTAGATGGAAACAAAAGCATCAATCATCGAGAGTCTGGCCGATCTGCTGGCCAACCGTCAAGTGAGCTACACGAACCTGCGTGGTTTGCACTGGGACATCAAGGGCGACAAGTTCTATGAACTGCACGCTCTCTACGAAGAGTATTACAATGGCGAAGCCGAGGCCATCGACGAGTTGGCTGAGCGCATCGTCATGCTGGGTGGCCACCCGGAGAACCGTTTCTCGGAATACCTGAAGGTGGCTGAGATCAAGGAGACACACAACGTGTCAGACTGGAAGCAGGGCGTTGACCAAGTACTGGCTACTTGGAAGATGCTCCAGGCCAAGTATCACGCGCTGGATAAGCTGGCTACGGCTGCTGGCGACGTGACAACGCATTCGATCGTTGAGCATCACCTGTCGGCGATCGAAGCCAACTTGTGGAAATTGGGTGCATACGCATCTTAATTGAAGAAGCATTCAGCCCCTTTTATGGATTTTGGGGGCAGATGTATTGTATTCAGGCATAAATGCAATTCGAAGGCGTCCGGACGGGTTCCGGACGCCTTTTTTATACCCCAGCGGAAACGAAACGAAGCCGGGTACATGATCGGAGGACTCCCCCCGGACATGTACCCGGCCTCGTTTCGCTTTTCGTCCTTAGTCTGCCCGCTCTCCGTTGTAGGAGCTGACGAAGTAGACGGGGCGCTGCTTGGTCTCGGTGAAGATGCGGCCGAGGTATTCGCCGATGATACCGATGCAGAGCAGTTGCACGCCGCCGAGGAAGAGGATGGTCACCATCAGCGTGGGGAAACCGGCCACGGGATCGTCGTAGATCAGGTTCTTGAGCAGGATGAAGAGCCCGTAGGCGAAGGCCAGCAGCGAGACGATGGCGCCGCAGACGGAGGCGATGCGCAGCGGTGCCACGGTGAAGGAGGTGATGCCCTCGATGGCCAGATTGAGCAGTTTGAAGAAGCCCCACTTACTCTGGCCCGCCACGCGGTCTTGCTGGTCGAAGAGCAGCTCATGCTTGCGGAAGCCGATCCAGCTAAACATGCCCTTCGTGTAGCGTTGCGACTCGCGCAGGCGGCGCAGGGCACGGATGCAGACGGCGTCCAAGAGGCGGAAGTCGCCCGTGTTGGGTTGCAGGGTGACGCGCGTGGTGTGGCGGAGCAGGGCGTAGAAGGCGGCCGTGAGCCGTCGGCGGAGGAAGGACTCGCGGCCGCGGGTACGGCGGCGGGCATAGACGTCGTCGTAGCCCTGCTCCCAGAGGCGGAGCATGTCGGGGATGA
The sequence above is drawn from the Tannerella serpentiformis genome and encodes:
- the hcp gene encoding hydroxylamine reductase, with the protein product MDYKMFCYQCQETAKGVGCTVQGVCGKKSDLSAMMDMLLFAVRGVSVLATGLRKLEQPVGREVDHAVVDALFATITNANFDKESLRRRVDRMFELRDELKKQAAAVGLTYAADEVTWVPVADEYESKGFAEGVLREQNEDVRSLKELTVYGLKGLAAYVEHAMRLGKEDDAIYAFMERALSDMTIGNLDAAALTELVLETGRFGVQGMALLDGAHTSAYGNPVMTEVNIGVGKRPGILISGHDMHDMEMLLQQTEGTGVDVYTHGEMLSAHYYPAFKKYKHFVGNYGNAWWQQREEFESFNGPIVFTTNCIVPPTPRNTYLSRMFTANSTGYPGCKHIEEDANGHKDFSEVIALAKTCQPPKEIETGTIVGGFAHHQVFQLADKIVDAIRSGALRKFVVMGGCDGRFASRSYYTDYALGLPKDVVILTSGCAKYRYNKLGLGDIGGIPRVLDAGQCNDSYTWAVVALKLKEIFELNDINDLPIVFNIAWYEQKAVIVLLALLSLGIKNIHIGPTLPAFLSPGVAKVLTETFGLAGNGTVEDDLKLVMPAEAEVLA
- a CDS encoding Dps family protein, with the translated sequence METKASIIESLADLLANRQVSYTNLRGLHWDIKGDKFYELHALYEEYYNGEAEAIDELAERIVMLGGHPENRFSEYLKVAEIKETHNVSDWKQGVDQVLATWKMLQAKYHALDKLATAAGDVTTHSIVEHHLSAIEANLWKLGAYAS
- a CDS encoding glycosyltransferase family 2 protein, giving the protein MKRVSILIPAYNEEESLPLLYRRLADLMDAQPMYAWEVLFVNDGSRDHTLAILAQLRESDPRINYLDLSRNYGKEAAMLAGFDYVTGDCMVIMDADLQHPPELIPDMLRLWEQGYDDVYARRRTRGRESFLRRRLTAAFYALLRHTTRVTLQPNTGDFRLLDAVCIRALRRLRESQRYTKGMFSWIGFRKHELLFDQQDRVAGQSKWGFFKLLNLAIEGITSFTVAPLRIASVCGAIVSLLAFAYGLFILLKNLIYDDPVAGFPTLMVTILFLGGVQLLCIGIIGEYLGRIFTETKQRPVYFVSSYNGERAD